Proteins from one Sarcophilus harrisii chromosome 2, mSarHar1.11, whole genome shotgun sequence genomic window:
- the C2H10orf105 gene encoding uncharacterized protein C10orf105 homolog, whose product MSTEDAEPRTSPTLSLAFVTNTTLGDLAPASPLPAGEIPQPLSIIIALACIFLLLATFLLFVTLCKPAAMDPSRHSPHECMPYHPETPSEPQLRFWKRLGSLRQSIHSFRRGRPGSQHPGPAAHQPLRGQDWGLMESTKM is encoded by the coding sequence ATGAGCACGGAGGATGCTGAACCCAGGACTTCCCCCACCCTCAGCCTGGCTTTCGTGACCAACACCACCTTGGGGGACCTTGCTCCAGCCAGCCCTCTGCCCGCGGGGGAGATCCCACAGCCTCTGTCCATCATCATTGCTCTGGCCTGCATCTTCCTTCTGCTGGCGACCTTCCTACTTTTTGTCACCCTCTGCAAGCCGGCAGCCATGGACCCTTCCCGCCACAGCCCTCATGAATGCATGCCCTACCACCCGGAGACGCCCAGCGAGCCCCAGCTGCGCTTCTGGAAGCGCCTCGGCTCCCTGCGCCAATCTATCCACAGCTTTCGCCGGGGCCGGCCCGGCTCCCAGCACCCGGGGCCGGCCGCCCACCAGCCCCTCCGTGGTCAGGATTGGGGCTTGATGGAATCAACCAAGATGTGA